One segment of Deinococcus metalli DNA contains the following:
- a CDS encoding DEAD/DEAH box helicase, whose product MTVAAPNLSKLLPTAPPGNLLLLPQVARAALFAAFPGPAVLLTTPDRLGSYHSAGVLGAPVTVNPGLRDWDAKHDHVVLDVNTALDLFPAHPEDHALNLRVGSSYPREALLSRLERLGYERGEEPGFELRGDTLELRLAPGAGLPAEAEDGLWVRAEFFGDELDTLRLLAPGELTGEKAQFFIVEPTAEYLTEVKWDATRLELLPGRVFLDSPEFYASALGVLTDTLWPKLAEREVTSFGRAPLDLPTLDPGLTTLPFYRARLNDLERDVDEWRGAGYRVLILVRHDRTAAYLADKLLDTHEIPWLKVPRVEEGRVGFLRGGGEGGFAIPEHRTVVITEDLIYGFQGGSALRGKRLGGKPVTDALGLHVGDYLIHPEHGIGQFQGLETLTVLGVTRDYLNLEYRGGAHLRVPIEQLPVLRRHPGTTDDPPVLSSFDKKDWARAKEKARKNAEEVAGRLLVQYAARQVTPGNAFPPQPEWDERIAQNFRFDLTADQVSALKDTLRDLEKANPADRLISGDVGFGKTEVALRAAHRVVGHGKQVAILVPTTLLAEQHTSTFVDRFKGLPVRVEGLSRFTSPQQTRAILGDLKAGKVDILIGTHRLLSGDIEFKDLGLIIVDEEHRFGVSQKEKLRALRGLPPVGKEGRIEIPEGVTAVDTLALSATPIPRTLYMSMVGLRDMSSIQTPPKGRRPIQTVLTPFDPVAVRDAILTEIERGGKVFYIHDRIASIGARSLYLRNLVPEARIGVAHGRMNEEELEEIMLGFEQGAFDVLLSTTIVETGLDIPEANTILIERADRLGLAQLYQLRGRVGRRSVSAYAYLFYPPRLTENAQRRLWAIADLQDLGSGHLLAEKDMEIRGVGNILGEEQHGHVQAVSIDVYTEMLAEAVARLKGEKVEAPVSISIDLPINARLSPEYFEQDEEARIATYGRLSDSRTLQAISRVERDLRKKYGPPTPEVQNFIDLAKLRLVAAAKRVLSIGETMTDLQITFAYKTLDYDAAGLKRYPHKTEVQTFPPSVKVEKRGVRPDEYARTLIDLLGYFG is encoded by the coding sequence GTCGAAACTGCTGCCCACCGCTCCGCCCGGGAACCTCCTGCTGCTTCCGCAGGTGGCGCGGGCGGCGCTGTTCGCGGCGTTTCCGGGGCCGGCGGTGCTGCTGACCACGCCGGATCGCCTGGGCAGTTACCACTCGGCGGGCGTGCTGGGCGCGCCGGTGACCGTGAATCCGGGCCTGCGCGACTGGGACGCCAAGCACGACCATGTGGTGCTGGATGTGAACACGGCGCTGGACCTCTTCCCGGCCCATCCGGAGGACCACGCCCTGAACCTGCGCGTGGGCAGCAGCTACCCGCGTGAGGCGCTGCTGTCGCGCCTGGAACGCCTGGGCTACGAGCGCGGTGAGGAACCCGGGTTCGAGCTGCGCGGCGACACGCTGGAGCTGCGCCTCGCGCCGGGGGCCGGGCTGCCCGCCGAGGCCGAGGACGGCCTGTGGGTGCGCGCCGAGTTCTTTGGCGACGAGCTGGACACCCTGCGCCTGCTGGCCCCGGGCGAACTGACCGGCGAGAAGGCGCAGTTCTTCATCGTCGAGCCGACCGCCGAGTACCTGACGGAGGTGAAGTGGGACGCCACGCGCCTGGAGCTGCTGCCGGGTCGCGTGTTCCTGGACTCTCCGGAGTTCTACGCAAGCGCCCTGGGCGTGCTGACCGACACCCTGTGGCCGAAACTCGCGGAGCGCGAGGTCACGTCCTTCGGCCGCGCGCCGCTGGACCTGCCGACCCTCGACCCCGGCCTGACCACGCTGCCCTTCTACCGCGCCCGCCTGAACGACCTGGAACGCGACGTGGACGAGTGGCGGGGGGCCGGATACCGCGTGCTGATCCTGGTGCGCCACGACCGCACCGCCGCGTACCTCGCGGACAAGCTGCTGGACACCCACGAGATCCCGTGGCTGAAGGTGCCGCGCGTGGAGGAGGGCCGCGTGGGCTTCCTGCGTGGCGGCGGCGAGGGTGGCTTCGCCATCCCCGAGCACCGCACGGTGGTGATCACTGAAGACCTGATCTACGGCTTCCAGGGCGGCAGCGCCCTGCGCGGCAAGCGGCTGGGCGGCAAGCCCGTCACGGACGCGCTGGGCCTGCACGTGGGGGACTACCTGATCCACCCCGAGCACGGCATCGGGCAGTTTCAGGGGCTGGAGACGTTGACCGTGCTGGGCGTGACCCGCGACTACCTCAACCTGGAGTATCGCGGCGGCGCGCACCTGCGGGTGCCCATCGAGCAGCTCCCGGTCCTGCGCCGCCACCCCGGCACCACCGACGACCCGCCGGTGCTCAGTTCCTTCGACAAGAAGGACTGGGCGCGTGCCAAGGAGAAGGCCCGCAAGAACGCCGAGGAGGTCGCCGGGCGGCTGCTGGTGCAGTACGCGGCGCGGCAGGTCACGCCCGGCAACGCCTTCCCGCCGCAGCCCGAGTGGGACGAGAGGATCGCGCAGAACTTCCGCTTCGATCTGACGGCCGATCAGGTCTCGGCCCTGAAGGACACGCTGCGCGACCTGGAGAAGGCGAACCCCGCCGACCGTCTGATCTCCGGCGATGTGGGCTTCGGCAAGACCGAGGTGGCCCTGCGCGCCGCGCACCGCGTGGTCGGACACGGCAAGCAGGTCGCCATCCTGGTGCCCACGACGCTGCTGGCCGAGCAGCACACCAGCACCTTCGTGGACCGCTTCAAGGGGCTGCCCGTGCGCGTCGAGGGCCTGTCGCGCTTCACCAGCCCGCAGCAGACGCGCGCGATCCTGGGCGACCTGAAGGCCGGAAAGGTGGACATCCTGATCGGCACGCACCGCCTGCTCTCGGGCGACATCGAGTTCAAGGATCTGGGCCTGATCATCGTGGACGAGGAGCACCGCTTCGGCGTGTCGCAGAAGGAGAAACTGCGGGCGCTGCGCGGCCTGCCGCCGGTCGGCAAGGAGGGCCGGATCGAGATTCCCGAGGGCGTGACGGCCGTGGACACCCTGGCCCTGTCGGCCACGCCGATTCCGCGCACGCTGTACATGAGCATGGTCGGCCTGCGCGACATGAGCAGCATTCAGACGCCGCCCAAGGGCCGCCGCCCCATTCAGACGGTGCTCACGCCCTTCGACCCGGTCGCCGTGCGCGACGCGATCCTGACCGAGATCGAGCGCGGCGGTAAGGTCTTCTACATCCACGACCGCATTGCCAGCATCGGCGCGCGCAGCCTGTACCTGCGCAACCTCGTGCCCGAGGCGCGTATCGGCGTGGCGCACGGCCGCATGAACGAGGAGGAACTCGAGGAGATCATGCTCGGCTTCGAGCAGGGCGCCTTCGACGTGCTGCTCTCCACCACCATCGTTGAGACCGGCCTGGACATCCCCGAGGCGAACACCATCCTGATCGAGCGTGCCGACCGCCTGGGCCTGGCGCAGCTGTACCAGCTCCGGGGCCGCGTGGGCCGGCGCTCGGTCAGCGCGTACGCATATCTGTTCTACCCGCCGCGTCTGACCGAGAACGCCCAGCGCCGCCTGTGGGCGATTGCCGATCTGCAGGACCTGGGTTCCGGGCACCTGCTGGCCGAGAAGGACATGGAGATCCGCGGCGTGGGCAACATCCTGGGCGAGGAACAGCACGGCCACGTGCAGGCCGTGTCCATCGACGTGTATACCGAGATGCTGGCCGAGGCGGTTGCCCGCCTGAAAGGGGAGAAGGTCGAGGCGCCCGTCAGTATTTCCATCGACCTGCCCATCAACGCCCGCCTCAGCCCCGAGTACTTCGAGCAGGACGAGGAAGCGCGCATCGCCACCTACGGCCGCCTGTCGGACAGCCGCACCCTCCAGGCGATTTCCCGCGTGGAGCGCGACCTGCGCAAGAAATACGGGCCGCCCACGCCCGAGGTGCAGAACTTCATCGACCTCGCCAAGCTGCGGCTGGTGGCCGCCGCCAAACGGGTGCTGAGCATCGGCGAGACCATGACCGATCTGCAGATCACCTTCGCGTACAAGACCCTGGACTACGACGCGGCTGGGCTGAAGCGCTACCCGCACAAGACTGAGGTGCAGACGTTCCCACCCAGCGTGAAGGTGGAGAAGCGAGGGGTGAGGCCGGACGAGTATGCGCGGACGCTGATTGATCTGTTGGGGTACTTCGGGTAA
- a CDS encoding alpha-2-macroglobulin family protein produces MKRSRIPSSWLTGTLLAALLLADVAPAQDISIYGGRFSAAEALNVEAYGPTGTVFTLERVLDPAGLFAASEDPHSPTLPAGAHTERVGTAQLTRSDTLNFGRVPSGVYLVRAGRVSRIVIVTTLGLVVKRDRATTLVYAADKESGQTRPAKVWALGHGTGTADAHGLLKWTGTLGEDQVFLARFGNDWAVSGSSWNEYAAPTVRGYVYTDRPVYRPGQHVEFKGVLRRAGDLTPLANTAVSVRVLDGNDEEVFRTTLTSGAAGTVHAGFDLSAGARVGGYRFEVTAGRDDPDATSVGGSFQVEAYQKPEYQVTVTPDRTSAVQGDKVSVRISAKYLFGGSVSGARVNYNVTRAPYYPPGFDTDALPPDAQGSDYGSDLVAQEETRLDSSGQLVLELPLERDADGQPVSYRVEAEVEDETRRTVSGQARVIAYPAALNVQAETDGYVYAPGDRVAVTLDTRDLQDQGRAAPVTLDLVRQDYQYSRGKWTFKEERVARQTVSTGAGGQGRATLRAPRSGGYVLRSTVRDARGRTSTSENWLWITRPGDDWGWNYREISLTLNHRTYKPGDTATVLVGNPTPGAPVLVSVEGQRLRQWAVLRGAGATLTYTFTVTADMTPNAFVAAASLGGGNVHMAEKKLRVPRLGADLSVRVTPDKARYGPGETGKLKVQVTNAQGQGVAADVALGVVDQAIYLVEPDTSPSMLQVFDAPRDNAVGTQSSVDFYFEQSGPQAARPAAPMTEAAFAQSKESARADASPQEVTPRQDFRDTLLWVPDLVTDAQGRATVDVTYPDNLTTWITTARAQTTAPRFGQTTASSLVTKDVIARLSVPPFLVRGDQVTVSGVVNNTLGTAQDGRATLSVTGLKGVSGNALTAQGTAFHVDASGRSRVDSVVRAGQPGTATLTFTARTPGGSDALKLPVPVKARGYDEIRTLTGSAGTAVTFTVPQGAAPSTVGLTLNLTPSLLSAVAPALEYLVGYPYGCTEQTMSRFLPALLARQTLGAGVLPQGGQNLKAITEAGLARLADFQHEDGGWNFWKNDDSTLEMTAYVAGGLMRARRVGAAVNNTVLDNGLKYLSAHVADPDERQADRATAYRVLADAGRVNVTQLSAFARRKELTPYSLAQLSLALNRSGQTQAALDTLSRLKATRQGTVRGGLIYWGSGRPADDWWAYWDDNRIQVTAVALEALARLEPGSPLIPGVSQWLLHNRRGPRWVSTQDTTSVLIAALSLPRTKAPAASSVDVRLDGRTVGTVSLGGQTGATLDVPAARLTPGAHTLSLKGAPAGLTYAGQLRYSREPAALNAITTRGITLGRTYERLTPRWDAKNSRYTYARTPLLRGGQLQPITVGDLILVTLSVRPDQTARYLLVSDPIPAGMKALDERSLSISGLKERDEYDWENWDYWYAGRDLLDDRVDLYADYLDGRQTMTYVLRAQTPGTFTALPSHAFLMYDPGVEGYGPAATITVRDR; encoded by the coding sequence GTGAAAAGGTCCCGCATTCCCTCCTCCTGGCTGACCGGCACGCTGCTGGCGGCCCTGCTGCTGGCCGACGTCGCCCCGGCGCAGGACATCTCGATCTACGGCGGGCGCTTCTCGGCGGCTGAGGCCCTGAACGTCGAGGCGTACGGGCCGACCGGCACGGTGTTCACGCTGGAGCGCGTGCTCGACCCGGCGGGCCTGTTCGCGGCCAGCGAGGACCCCCACAGCCCCACCCTGCCAGCTGGCGCGCACACCGAGCGGGTCGGGACGGCGCAGCTCACGCGGTCGGACACGCTGAACTTCGGACGGGTACCGAGCGGCGTGTACCTCGTGCGGGCCGGGCGGGTCAGCCGCATCGTGATCGTCACCACCCTGGGGCTGGTCGTGAAGCGCGACAGGGCGACCACCCTGGTGTACGCGGCGGACAAGGAGTCCGGGCAGACGCGGCCCGCGAAGGTCTGGGCGCTGGGCCATGGTACGGGCACGGCGGACGCACACGGCCTGCTGAAGTGGACGGGCACGCTGGGCGAGGACCAGGTCTTCCTGGCGCGCTTCGGCAACGACTGGGCAGTGTCGGGGTCGAGCTGGAACGAGTACGCCGCCCCTACCGTGCGCGGCTACGTGTACACGGACCGTCCGGTGTACCGACCAGGCCAGCACGTGGAGTTCAAGGGGGTGTTGCGCCGCGCCGGCGACCTGACCCCGCTGGCGAACACGGCGGTCTCGGTCCGGGTGCTGGACGGCAACGACGAGGAGGTCTTCCGGACCACACTGACCAGCGGCGCGGCCGGCACGGTACACGCGGGCTTCGATCTGTCGGCCGGGGCGCGGGTGGGCGGCTACCGCTTCGAGGTCACGGCCGGCCGGGACGACCCGGACGCGACGAGCGTGGGCGGCTCCTTCCAGGTGGAGGCGTACCAGAAACCGGAGTACCAGGTGACCGTCACGCCGGACCGCACGAGCGCCGTGCAGGGTGACAAGGTCAGCGTGCGGATCAGCGCGAAATACCTGTTCGGCGGCAGCGTCTCAGGCGCGCGGGTCAACTACAACGTCACGCGCGCGCCGTACTACCCGCCGGGCTTCGACACGGACGCCCTGCCGCCCGACGCGCAGGGCAGCGACTATGGCTCGGACCTGGTCGCGCAGGAGGAAACGCGCCTGGACAGCAGCGGCCAGCTCGTGCTGGAGCTGCCGCTGGAACGTGACGCGGACGGCCAGCCCGTGAGTTACCGCGTGGAGGCCGAGGTCGAGGACGAGACCCGCAGGACCGTCAGCGGACAGGCGCGCGTGATCGCTTACCCGGCGGCACTGAACGTGCAGGCCGAGACGGACGGCTACGTGTACGCCCCCGGCGACCGCGTGGCCGTGACGCTGGACACCCGCGACCTGCAGGATCAGGGCCGGGCCGCGCCCGTCACCCTCGACCTGGTGCGTCAGGACTATCAGTACTCGCGGGGCAAATGGACGTTCAAGGAGGAGCGGGTAGCGCGCCAGACGGTCAGCACCGGCGCGGGCGGGCAGGGCCGCGCCACCCTGCGCGCGCCCCGCAGCGGCGGCTACGTGCTGCGCTCGACGGTCCGGGACGCCCGGGGCCGAACGAGCACCTCCGAGAACTGGCTGTGGATCACCCGGCCCGGCGACGACTGGGGCTGGAACTACCGCGAGATCTCACTGACGCTGAACCACAGGACCTACAAGCCCGGCGACACCGCCACCGTGCTGGTGGGCAATCCCACGCCGGGCGCGCCGGTGCTGGTGTCGGTGGAGGGACAGCGCCTGCGCCAGTGGGCGGTGCTGCGCGGCGCGGGCGCGACCCTGACGTACACCTTCACGGTCACGGCCGACATGACACCGAACGCCTTCGTGGCGGCGGCCTCGCTGGGCGGTGGGAACGTCCACATGGCCGAGAAGAAGCTGCGGGTGCCCCGGCTGGGCGCCGACCTGAGCGTGCGCGTCACGCCAGATAAGGCGCGGTACGGTCCCGGCGAGACCGGCAAGCTGAAGGTGCAGGTGACGAACGCGCAGGGCCAGGGCGTGGCGGCGGACGTCGCGCTGGGCGTGGTGGATCAGGCAATCTATCTTGTCGAGCCGGACACCAGCCCCAGCATGCTGCAGGTGTTCGACGCGCCGCGCGACAACGCGGTGGGTACGCAGTCCAGCGTGGACTTCTACTTCGAGCAGAGCGGCCCGCAGGCGGCGCGGCCCGCCGCGCCCATGACCGAGGCGGCCTTCGCGCAGAGCAAGGAGAGTGCGCGTGCCGACGCCTCGCCGCAGGAGGTCACGCCCCGCCAGGACTTCCGCGACACGCTGCTGTGGGTGCCGGATCTCGTGACCGACGCGCAGGGACGCGCCACGGTGGACGTGACATACCCGGACAACCTGACCACATGGATCACCACCGCCCGCGCCCAGACGACGGCTCCCCGCTTCGGGCAGACCACGGCCAGCAGCCTCGTGACGAAGGACGTGATCGCCCGGCTGAGCGTGCCGCCCTTCCTGGTGCGCGGCGATCAGGTGACGGTGTCCGGCGTGGTGAACAATACGCTGGGCACGGCACAGGACGGCCGCGCGACCCTGAGCGTGACCGGCCTGAAGGGCGTAAGCGGCAACGCGCTGACGGCCCAGGGCACCGCCTTCCACGTGGACGCCAGCGGACGCAGCCGCGTGGACTCCGTGGTGCGCGCCGGTCAGCCCGGCACCGCCACCCTGACCTTCACCGCCCGGACGCCCGGCGGCAGCGACGCCCTGAAGCTGCCCGTGCCGGTCAAGGCGCGCGGCTACGACGAGATCCGCACCCTGACCGGCAGTGCGGGCACGGCCGTGACCTTCACGGTGCCGCAGGGCGCCGCGCCGTCGACCGTGGGCCTGACCCTGAACCTCACGCCGTCGCTGCTGTCGGCCGTCGCCCCGGCGCTGGAGTACCTCGTCGGCTACCCGTACGGCTGCACCGAGCAGACCATGAGCCGCTTCCTGCCCGCGTTGCTGGCGCGGCAGACGCTGGGGGCAGGCGTGCTGCCGCAGGGCGGCCAGAACCTGAAGGCGATCACCGAGGCGGGGCTGGCCCGGCTGGCGGACTTCCAGCACGAGGACGGGGGCTGGAACTTCTGGAAGAACGACGACAGCACCCTGGAGATGACCGCCTACGTGGCCGGCGGCCTGATGCGCGCCAGGCGCGTGGGCGCCGCAGTGAACAACACCGTGCTGGACAACGGCCTGAAGTACCTGTCCGCCCACGTCGCCGACCCGGACGAGCGACAGGCCGACCGCGCCACCGCGTACCGCGTGTTGGCCGACGCCGGGCGCGTGAACGTGACGCAGCTCTCCGCCTTCGCGCGCCGGAAGGAACTCACGCCGTACAGCCTCGCGCAGCTCAGCCTCGCGCTGAACCGGTCCGGGCAGACGCAGGCCGCGCTGGATACCCTCTCGCGCCTTAAGGCCACGCGCCAGGGCACGGTGCGCGGCGGCCTGATCTACTGGGGCAGCGGCCGCCCGGCGGACGACTGGTGGGCGTACTGGGACGACAACCGCATCCAGGTCACGGCCGTGGCGCTGGAGGCCCTGGCGCGGCTGGAGCCAGGGAGCCCGCTGATTCCCGGCGTTTCGCAGTGGCTGCTCCACAACCGCCGGGGGCCGCGCTGGGTGAGCACCCAGGACACCACCAGCGTCCTGATCGCGGCGCTGAGTCTGCCCAGGACGAAGGCTCCGGCCGCCTCCAGCGTGGACGTGCGCCTGGACGGCAGGACCGTCGGCACGGTGTCCCTCGGCGGACAGACCGGCGCCACCCTCGACGTGCCCGCCGCGCGGCTGACACCCGGCGCCCATACCCTGTCGCTGAAGGGGGCACCTGCTGGCCTGACCTATGCGGGTCAACTGCGCTACTCGCGCGAACCCGCCGCACTGAACGCCATCACGACGCGCGGCATCACACTGGGCCGCACCTATGAGCGCCTGACGCCGCGCTGGGACGCCAAGAACAGCCGCTACACCTACGCCCGCACGCCACTGCTGCGGGGCGGGCAGCTCCAGCCCATCACGGTCGGCGACCTGATCCTGGTCACGCTGAGCGTGAGGCCCGACCAGACCGCACGCTACCTGCTGGTCAGCGACCCCATTCCCGCCGGCATGAAGGCGCTGGACGAACGCAGCCTGAGCATCTCCGGCCTGAAGGAGCGCGACGAGTACGACTGGGAGAACTGGGATTACTGGTACGCCGGACGCGACCTGCTCGACGACCGCGTGGACCTGTACGCCGACTATCTGGACGGCCGCCAGACCATGACCTACGTGCTGCGCGCCCAGACGCCCGGCACCTTCACCGCCCTGCCCTCGCACGCCTTCCTGATGTACGACCCCGGTGTGGAGGGCTACGGTCCCGCCGCCACCATCACGGTGCGCGACCGCTGA
- a CDS encoding DUF1175 family protein, translating to MKAGWPRLRPATLAVALALGAAPGSATPAPPAPSVVDADRDGYPDSAELYGADRTRFAEWFAAVAESQYYGTNADWAVQDQDCSGLVRYAFVNALSRHNAAWFAKFRYLPPPRTPSVQGVSYPLPVIGRAAFRVAPGAYRPDDVAQGRMVGRTGAQFLLNGSMTRVSRDVAQARRGDVLFFLRPQRRSYHSMVYLGGGMVVYHTGLSPAEGGEVRLLSVQTLMKHPDAAFHPVASNQDFLGVYRWKIVQ from the coding sequence ATGAAAGCCGGCTGGCCGAGGCTCCGCCCTGCCACGCTGGCCGTGGCGCTCGCGCTGGGCGCCGCGCCAGGGTCCGCCACCCCTGCGCCGCCGGCCCCGTCCGTGGTGGACGCCGACCGGGACGGCTATCCCGACAGCGCCGAGCTGTACGGCGCGGACCGGACCCGCTTCGCGGAGTGGTTCGCGGCCGTGGCCGAGAGTCAGTACTACGGCACGAATGCCGACTGGGCCGTGCAGGACCAGGACTGCTCGGGACTGGTGCGCTACGCCTTCGTGAACGCTCTGTCCCGACACAACGCGGCGTGGTTCGCCAAGTTCCGCTACCTGCCGCCGCCGCGCACCCCGTCGGTGCAGGGCGTGAGTTACCCGCTGCCGGTGATCGGCCGCGCCGCGTTCCGGGTGGCGCCCGGCGCGTACCGACCGGACGACGTGGCGCAGGGCCGCATGGTGGGCCGCACTGGAGCGCAGTTCCTGCTGAACGGATCGATGACCCGTGTGTCGCGCGACGTGGCGCAGGCCCGCCGGGGCGACGTGCTGTTCTTCCTGCGGCCGCAGCGGCGCTCATACCATTCGATGGTGTATCTGGGGGGCGGCATGGTCGTGTACCACACGGGCCTGAGTCCAGCCGAGGGCGGCGAGGTCCGGCTGCTGTCTGTCCAGACGCTGATGAAGCACCCGGACGCGGCGTTCCATCCCGTGGCGTCCAATCAGGATTTCCTGGGGGTGTACCGCTGGAAGATCGTCCAGTGA
- a CDS encoding homoserine O-acetyltransferase family protein translates to MADGRCPQREVTLFHDRPLLLDCGQVLSDVRVAYHTYGDAREDATLVLHALTGTSAVHEWWSEFLGAGRPLDPTQDYIVCANVLGGCAGTTSASELGDTPISLPDMARVGRALLDHLGVRRVRVIGSSMGGLLAYAWLLECPDLVERAVIIGAPARHSPWAIGLNTAARSAIRAAPGGEGLKVARQIAMLSYRSHQSYAQTQAGQRAPGIPAITSYLEYQGEKLLARFCEKTYVTLTRAMDAFQPTDAELRSIRVPVLAVGISSDVLYPAAEVREQAALLPRSTYWELDSIHGHDAFLMDAQALPDVVRDFLHG, encoded by the coding sequence ATGGCCGACGGGCGATGTCCGCAGCGCGAGGTCACGCTGTTCCACGACCGGCCCCTGCTGCTCGATTGCGGGCAGGTGCTGAGCGATGTGCGCGTCGCGTACCACACCTACGGTGACGCGAGGGAGGACGCCACGCTGGTGCTGCACGCCCTGACCGGCACCAGCGCCGTGCACGAGTGGTGGTCGGAGTTCCTGGGCGCGGGCCGCCCACTCGACCCCACGCAGGACTACATCGTGTGCGCGAACGTGCTGGGCGGCTGCGCCGGCACGACCAGCGCCTCCGAACTCGGCGACACGCCCATCAGCCTGCCGGACATGGCCCGCGTGGGCCGCGCGCTGCTGGACCACCTGGGCGTGCGGCGGGTGCGCGTCATCGGCTCCAGCATGGGCGGCCTGCTCGCGTACGCGTGGCTGCTCGAATGCCCGGACCTGGTCGAGCGGGCGGTGATCATCGGCGCGCCCGCCCGGCACTCGCCGTGGGCCATCGGCCTGAACACCGCCGCCCGCAGCGCTATCCGCGCCGCGCCGGGCGGCGAGGGCCTCAAGGTCGCGCGTCAGATCGCCATGCTGTCGTACCGCAGCCACCAGAGCTACGCGCAGACGCAGGCGGGCCAGCGCGCGCCGGGCATCCCCGCGATCACCTCGTACCTGGAGTACCAGGGCGAGAAGCTCCTGGCGCGCTTTTGCGAGAAGACCTACGTAACCCTCACGCGCGCCATGGACGCCTTCCAGCCCACAGACGCCGAACTGCGCTCTATCCGCGTGCCGGTGCTGGCCGTCGGCATCTCCAGCGACGTGCTGTACCCGGCCGCCGAGGTGCGCGAGCAGGCCGCCCTGCTGCCGCGCAGCACGTACTGGGAACTGGACAGCATCCACGGCCACGACGCCTTCCTGATGGACGCCCAGGCCCTGCCGGACGTGGTGCGGGACTTCCTGCACGGCTGA
- a CDS encoding O-acetylhomoserine aminocarboxypropyltransferase/cysteine synthase family protein, with product MPHHFETLQVHAGQKPDPATGAQQVPIYPTNSYVFESPQHAADLFGLRAFGNIYSRIMNPTNAVLEERMAALEGGVMALAVASGHAAQFLAITTIAQAGDNIVSTPNLYGGTVNQFRVTLRRLGIEVRFTSGAERPEEFAALIDDNTRAVYLETIGNPALNIPDFEAIAAAAHAQGVAVLVDNTFGAGGYYCQPLKHGANVVLHSASKWIGGHGNGIGGIIVDGGNFDWGNGRYPLMTEPSPSYHGLDFWATFGEGNPLGLPNVAFAIRARTEGLRDLGPTLAPQQAWQFLQGLETLSLRAERHAQNTAALASWLAAHPDVGRVTYPGLSNHPHYDRAQHYLPRGAGAVLTFELRGGRPAGEAFIRAVKLAQHVANVGDTRTLVIHPASTTHSQLDEVTQAAAGVTPGLIRVSVGIEHIDDIRDDFAQALAAALEHSETELAGGDA from the coding sequence ATGCCCCACCACTTCGAGACCCTGCAAGTCCACGCCGGCCAGAAGCCGGACCCGGCCACCGGCGCGCAGCAGGTGCCGATCTACCCCACCAACAGCTACGTGTTCGAGTCGCCCCAGCACGCGGCCGACCTGTTCGGCCTGCGCGCCTTCGGGAACATCTACAGCCGCATCATGAACCCCACCAACGCCGTGCTGGAGGAGCGCATGGCGGCCCTGGAGGGCGGCGTGATGGCCCTGGCGGTGGCGAGCGGGCACGCCGCGCAGTTCCTGGCGATCACGACCATCGCGCAGGCCGGCGACAACATCGTCTCGACGCCGAACCTGTACGGCGGCACGGTCAACCAGTTCCGCGTGACCCTGCGGCGCCTGGGCATCGAGGTGCGCTTCACGTCCGGGGCCGAGCGCCCCGAGGAGTTCGCCGCGCTGATCGACGACAACACGCGCGCCGTGTACCTCGAGACCATCGGCAACCCCGCGCTGAACATCCCGGACTTCGAGGCCATCGCCGCCGCCGCGCACGCGCAGGGCGTGGCCGTGCTGGTGGACAACACCTTCGGAGCGGGCGGGTACTACTGCCAGCCCCTGAAGCACGGCGCGAACGTGGTGCTGCATTCGGCCAGCAAGTGGATCGGCGGGCACGGCAACGGCATCGGCGGGATCATCGTGGACGGCGGGAACTTCGACTGGGGCAATGGCCGTTACCCGCTGATGACTGAACCCAGCCCCAGCTACCACGGCCTGGACTTCTGGGCGACCTTCGGCGAGGGCAATCCGCTGGGCCTGCCGAACGTGGCCTTCGCCATCCGCGCCCGCACCGAGGGCCTGCGCGACCTGGGGCCGACCCTGGCGCCGCAGCAGGCGTGGCAGTTCCTGCAGGGCCTGGAAACCCTGAGCCTGCGCGCCGAGCGGCACGCACAGAACACGGCCGCCCTGGCGTCGTGGCTGGCCGCGCACCCGGACGTGGGGCGCGTGACGTACCCCGGCCTGAGTAACCACCCGCATTACGACCGCGCGCAGCACTACCTCCCGCGCGGCGCGGGCGCGGTCCTCACCTTCGAACTGCGCGGCGGCCGCCCGGCCGGCGAGGCCTTCATCCGCGCGGTGAAGCTCGCGCAGCACGTGGCGAACGTGGGCGACACGCGCACGCTGGTGATCCACCCGGCCAGCACCACGCACTCGCAGCTGGACGAGGTCACGCAGGCCGCCGCCGGCGTCACGCCCGGCCTGATCCGCGTGTCGGTGGGCATTGAGCACATCGACGACATCAGGGACGATTTCGCGCAGGCGCTGGCCGCCGCTCTGGAGCACAGCGAGACCGAACTGGCAGGGGGCGACGCGTGA
- a CDS encoding Fur family transcriptional regulator produces MSAPRSTKQRDVIARVLDVAEGPLAVPDILTRTQAQVPGVGLATVYRTLKLLSDQGSIHPVTLDGETLYEASGRGHHHHFSCTACGRVFTLHACPVSIPAGTVYPGGFVVEAHEVTLYGRCPDCAARA; encoded by the coding sequence ATGAGCGCCCCACGCAGCACCAAGCAGCGTGACGTGATCGCCCGCGTGCTGGACGTCGCCGAGGGTCCCCTGGCTGTACCGGACATCCTGACGCGCACGCAGGCGCAGGTGCCGGGCGTGGGCTTGGCCACCGTGTACCGCACCCTGAAACTGCTGTCGGACCAGGGCAGCATCCACCCGGTCACGCTGGACGGCGAGACGTTGTACGAGGCGAGCGGCCGCGGGCACCACCACCATTTCTCGTGCACGGCGTGCGGGCGGGTGTTCACGCTGCATGCCTGTCCGGTGTCCATCCCGGCCGGCACGGTGTACCCCGGCGGCTTCGTCGTGGAGGCGCACGAGGTCACGCTGTACGGCCGCTGCCCGGACTGCGCCGCCCGCGCCTGA